DNA sequence from the Pseudoalteromonas galatheae genome:
AAACAACTAGGTGTAAAATTAAATCTACGTGAACAGCGTCTAATTGCACACTCTACCAACATGCCTATTGATGTACTTAGAGTGCGTGATGATGATATACCGGGTCTTGTAATGGACGGCGTTTGTGATTTAGGCATTGTTGGCGAAAATGTTTTAGAAGAAGCGCAAGCTGAGCGTGTGCGTAACGAGCAGTTTGCTGAAGTCACTAAGCTTTCAAAATTGGACTTCGGCTTTTGCCGTTTAGCGCTGGCGTGGCCACAAGAGCTAGGTCTACAGGAAAAAGCCTGGTTTAACGGCAAACGCATCGCAACCACCTACCCTGAGATTTTAAAGCAATATCTAAAACGTGAGAACATTGATGCTAGTGTGGTCATGTTAACAGGCTCGGTAGAAGTTGCACCTCGAGCAGGTCTCGCTGACGCCATTTGTGACCTAGTATCAACCGGTGCAACGCTCGAAGCTAATGGCCTTATGCAAGGCGATACTATCTTAGAATCGAATGCTTGCCTCATTCAAAATGCAGCATTGACTGACCAAAGTAAGCTTGCGCTAATCGATAAGCTAATGCCACGCCTTAAAGGAGTGAAACAAGCAAAAGAAAGTAAGTACATCATGATGCATGCACCAAAGAACAAGTTAGATGAAGTATGTGCACTTTTACCAGGTACCGGCCAACCAACTTTGCTTGCACTTGCTGGCAGCGATGAATATGTTGCACTTCACATGGTCAGCTCTGAGACTCTGTTTTGGGAGACAATGGAAGAGTTAAAGGCGCTTGGCGCTAACTCCATTCTGGTTATGCCAATTGAAAAGATGATGGAGTAATACCATGTTTGATTGGCAGTTAGCCACCAGCGAGCAACGCATAGAATGCTTGAGCCGTCCTGCGGTCAAAGTGGGTGACAAGGTAAAAGCGGCAGTTGAAACGATAATCGAAAACGTCGCTCGCAACGGCGACAACGCACTTATTGATTATGCTGAGCAATTCGATGCTCGCGTCAGCCCCAGAATAAGAGTGACAGAAACAGAGATCGCCGACAGCGAATACGCGTTAGCGCCAGAGCTGAAAAGTGCTATTGACCTAGCTTATAGCAACATTAAAAAGTTTCACCAGTTGCAGCTACCACAAAGCAAGACAGTTGAGACTCAGCCGGGTGTGATCTGCGAGCTTAGATATCAAGCGATAGAAGCTGTAGGCTTATATGTACCTGGTGGTAGCGCTCCTCTACCTTCTTCTGTATTGATGCAAGGTGTTTGCGCGCAGCTAAGCGGTGCCAAAACAATCGTGTTAGCAACCCCAGTTAAAGGTGATAGTCAGATAAACCCTGCGATTTTGTATGCAGCTAAACTCTGTGGCATTACTGACATTATTGAATGTGGTGGTGCTGGAGCAATTGCTGCGATGGCTTTAGGTACCGACAGCGTACCAAAAGTGAATAAGATTTTTGGCCCAGGTAATAGCTTTGTTACGATGGCAAAACAGTTACTTTCTCAGTCAGTGCCTGGACTTGCGATTGATATGCCTGCAGGCCCTTCAGAGGTGTTAGTGATTGCAGATAAAGGGGCTAATCCAGAATTTATCGCAGCCGATCTACTTTCTCAAGCGGAGCACGGTGAAGACTCGCAAGTCATATTATTAGCATCTGATAGTCAGCTTATCGAAGAAACTCAAGCTGCAATCGAGCGCCAACTCGGCGAACTTAGCCGCGCTGATATTGCCAGAGCTGCGCTTAAAAATAGCACGCTTGTTTTAGTTGAGAGCATAGAGCAAGCATTTGAGATCTCAGCAGAGTATGGACCAGAACACCTTATCTTACAGATAAGAGATGCTGAATGCTTCCTGCCGCTAGTAAAAAACGTGGGCTCAGTGTTTGTCGGTGACTATACGCCAGAGTCAGCAGGTGACTATGCTTCAGGCACCAACCATGTACTGCCAACCTATGGTTATTCAAAAACCTACTCAAGTTTAAATCTGATGGATTTTTATAAGGCTTACACAGTACAAACCATCACAAAAGAGGGCCTGCGTGGTTTGAGCTCTGCCATTTTACCTCTGGCACAAGCTGAAGGTCTAGACGCTCACGCGAATGCTGTTAAAGTAAGGTTGGAGAGTATTAATGACTAGTATTGCGTTACCTAATAACATCGAAAAACTAAAGGCTTACAGCTCTGCAAAAAGCGAAAAGCTGACAGGCACAACATGGCTTAACGCCAATGAAAGTCCATACGCTCGTATGCTTGAAATGCGTTTTGATAACTTAAATCGTTACCCTGATCCGCAGCCACAAGTCGTAATAGGTGCCTATGCGAGCTACGCAAAAGTCGAGCAAACAAATGTGCTGATGACTCGTGGCGCAGATGAAGGGATTGAACTTTTAGTTCGAACTTACTGCGAGTCAGCCAAAGATAGCATTGCGATTTTTACTCCTACCTATGGAATGTATAAAGTTACGGCTGACACTCATAACATTGCGATTAATGAATTAAGCCAAGATCAGCTTGCCAATGACGATGTGGATACACTAACCGCTGCAATTGGCGAGGCTAAACTTGTCTTCGTCTGTAATCCAAATAACCCAACCGGTGCAATGCAACCTGCCAGCAAAGTTGCAGCACTTGCAGGTAAGCTTCAAGGCCGTGCAATTTTGGTCGTTGATGAAGCCTATATTGAGTTTTGTGAAGAAAAAACCTGTGTCGAGCTAATCAAAGAGTTCTCAAATGTCGTCGTGCTGCGTACGCTATCTAAAGCGTTTGCACTAGCGGGACTTCGCGTTGGCTTTATGTTAGCAAGTGAACAACTATTGGCACCGGTGAGAAAAGTGATTGCGCCCTACCCTGTTTCTACAGTCGTGGCACAAATTGCAGCAACTGCGTTAACGCCAGACGCATTAACTCAGATGCGTCGCCAAGTCTCTATTTTGAACCTAGCAAAAAAGAAGCTTATACAATGGCTACAAGACAGCGAATTCGTAAGCGCAATATTATGTGGCGAAGGCAACTTTGTTACTTTACAGCTAACCGACAAACAGTTTGTAAAGCAAGCGATGCTCCAAGGTTTAATCATGCGGCCATTTGTGCTGTTTGGCGAGGACAATTGGCTGCGCATCTCTATCGGCAACGAGCAGGAATTAAAACAAGTAGAAAATTGGCTGAAACAATGCCTAGTCACTGAGGAAGTATCATGAGCGCCCCGTATTTATTCATCGACCGCGATGGCACTATTATCGAAGAGCCAATAACCGATAAACAAGTAGATAGTCTAGAGAAGCTAGCACTATTACCTAATGTGATCCCTGCGTTATTACAATTACAGTCATTTGGTTATAAATTAGTGATGGTATCTAACCAAGATGGCCTCGGCACAAGTAGCTTCCCTAAAGCAGATTTTGATGCGCCTCAAGATAAAATGATGCAAATACTAACAAGCCAAGGGATCCGTTTCGAAGAGGTATTGATCTGCCCTCATTTTGATGAAGACAATTGCCAATGTCGTAAACCTAAAACTGGATTACTCACCGAACTGATGCGCTCGGGCAAAGTGGACCTTAGCAAATCGTTTGTTATTGGGGATAGACAAACGGATATTCAGCTCGCAGAAAACCTCTGCATTGAAGGTATTCTCTACAAAGATAACTGGCCTGCTATTGTGACGCAGTTAACCACCTTAAATCGCAGCGCACAAATTGCCAGAAATACCAAAGAAACGCAGATTTCGGTGGCGATAAATCTAGACCAACAAGCCAATGGGGAAATTTCGACGGGGCTTGGTTTTTTTGACCACATGCTAGATCAGATCAGAACCCACGCCAACCTTGGCCTGAATATTCAGGCGAAAGGTGACTTACACATAGACGAACACCACCTCGTAGAAGACATCGGGATTGCTCTTGGTCAGGCTTTTAAGGCCGCGCTTGGCACAAAATCACAAATCGCACGTTATGGCTTTGCGTTGCCGATGGATGAATGTAAAGCAGAATGTCAGTTGGACTTATCTGGACGCGCATCTTTTGTACTCAATGCTGATTTTACACGAGATAAAGTGGGTGACTTGGATGTACAAATGGTTGAGCATTTCTTCAAGTCATTTGCGGATAATGCGGCTGTGAGTTTAATTCTGAGCGTCAGTGAAGGTAATGCCCATCACCAAGTTGAAGGCTTATTCAAAGCGTTTTCTCGTGCTATTCGTATGGCAATTGCAACGGATGCGTCACAGCAAATGGCAAGTTCTAAGGGGTGTTTATGATTGCAATTATTAATACCGGTTGTGCCAATATTAATTCAGTGCGTTTTGCATTTGAGCGCCTTGGTGTTACACCTGAAGTGATCACTGCACCGGAGAAACTAGCCAGCTTTGAACGAGCAATTTTACCGGGCGTAGGCCATGCCAATGTGGCAATGAAGCGTTTAAATGAACAAGGCTGGGCAGAGGCGATAGCTGACTATCAACGGCCTTTGATGGGTATTTGCTTAGGGATGCAGCTGCTTTGTCAATCGACAGAAGAAGGTGATATTCCGTGCTTAGGTCGCATTCCGGGTAAGGTTGAGTTATTAGAGACTAACGAGTTAACAGCACCGCACATGGGCTGGAATAATCTCCGAGTGGTGAAGCCCCATGCGCTCACGGCAGGACTCAGTGAACAAGAGCAAGTGTATTTTGTGCACAGTTTTGCGCATACCATCAATCAATCGACACTGGTTTCGGGTGAGTACGGTCAAGCGTTTTCTGCGATTGTTGCAAACGACAATTATGCTGGCATGCAATTTCACCCTGAGCGCAGCGGCAAGGTTGGTGCGCAGCTTTTACAAAACTTTATTAATTGGCAGCTATAAAAGGACGAACAATGATTATTCCCGCTTTAGATGTATTAGAGAACAATATTGTTCGTTTGTATCAAGGCAAGTACGAAACTGCACAGTTTTACCCATTTAATTTAGCGGAGCGTTTACTTGAATACCAAAATGCAGGTGCTGCAAAGCTCCATTTGGTAGATTTAGAAGGTGCTCGAGACCCGAGCAAAAAGCAATGGCGCACCATTCAGGCAGCGACTAAGGCTTTATCTGTACCCTTTCAAGTAGGCGGTGGTATTCGCAGTATGGACGACGTAAAGCAATGGCTAGATGCCGGAGCCGCCCAAGTGGTGATAGGCTCGATGGCGGTAGATAAACAGCAAGAAGTTGCAGCATGGATTAAAGCATGTGGCGCCGATAAATTTGTGATAGCACTTGACGTGAACAAAACTGAAAATGGCTGGTCTCCTGCTACTCACGGCTGGCTCAATGATGCGAAAAGCGATCTATTCGAGCTGTTAGATTTTTATGTAGAGCAAGGTGTAAGCGACTTTTTATGCACAGATATCAGTAAGGATGGCACGATGACAGGTCCATCGTTTGCATTATACGAAGACATCACTAAGCATAACAGTGCAATTAAAGTACAAGCATCAGGGGGCGTGAGCTCTCTTGAGGATATTGCACGGCTTGCGAAACAACAAGTAGGTGGAGTAATACTTGGCAAATCGCTACTTGAAGGTGTTTTTAGCGTTGAGGAGGCCTTAACATGCTATCAAAACGCATAATTCCTTGTTTAGACGTAAAAGACGGCCAGGTTGTCAAAGGTGTTAAATTCCAAGGCCATGAAGTGGTTGGGGATATTCTTGATCTCGCCAAGCGTTATAGTGAGGCCGGTGCTGATGAACTGGTGTTTTATGAGATCAGTGCCAGCGTTGAAAAGCGTTTGCTTGATGTGAATTGGGTAGCTGAAATTGCTAGACATATTGATATACCATTTTGCGTAGCTGGTGGGATTAAATCGGTGGCTGATGCAGCTCGAGTGCTTGAGCAAGGTGCAGATAAGATCTCCATTAATAGCCCTGCCATTGCAAGGCCTGAACTCATTAAAGAGTTACATGATGAATTTGGCAAGCAATGTGTGGTTGTAGGCGTAGACAGTTTTTATGATAAGCAAACTCAAGAATATTTAGTATACCAGTTAACTGGCGATCCGAATGCGGCAAGTCGTACTCGATACAAAACGCAAGAATGGGTCAAACGAGTTCAAGATCTTGGAGCCGGAGAGATTGTACTTAATTGTATGAATCAAGATGGCGTGCGTAATGGCTATGACATAGCGCAGCTCAGCGCGATTAGAACATTGTGTAAAGTGCCACTTATCGCCTCTGGCGGCGCAGGCAGTATGCAAGACTTTGTTGATGTATTTAAACAAACTAATGTCGATGGTGCTTTGGCTGCAAGTGTGTTCCATAAAGGTGTGATTGAAATTCCAAAGCTCAAGCAGTTCTTAATAAATAATGATGTGGCAGCACGACAATGATAATTAATAAACAAAACATAGCAGAAGTAGATTTTGATAAATCAGCACTCATTCCCGCTATCGTACAAGACGTATTAACCGGGGTAGTGTTGATGCAAGGCTTTATGAACAAAGAAGCCCTTGAAGTGACACTAGAAAAGCAACTTGTGACTTTTTATTCGCGTTCTAAATCGCGTCTTTGGACCAAAGGTGAAACTTCAAATAATGTGTTAACTTTGGTGGCAGTGCATACCGATTGTGATAAAGACAGCCTGCTGATTTACGCAAAGCCACAAGGTCCAACTTGCCACCTTGGCAGCGAAAGTTGCTTTGCGGATACCATGCCAGAGCTTGCATTTTTAGGTAAGCTTGAGCGAGTGATTGCCCAGAGGAAAAATGCATCCCCTGAAAGTAGTTATACCGCTTCTTTGTTTGCAAAAGACTTAAGCCGTAGTTGTCAAAAGGTCGGAGAAGAAGGTGTTGAAGTGGCACTGGCGGCGATGAAAAACGACAACGAAGAGTTGCTCAATGAGTCCGCAGACTTATTGTATCATCTTATTGTCTTATTACAGAGACAAGGGCTTACGCTCAGTGATGTGGTCAATACGCTAAAAGATAGGCATCAGTAATTTGCGCTTTGGGTAAGTAATCATTTCACCTATCTTTTCGTTGGCTTGTTCCGACATCGTGCCGTAACAAGCCAACTTACTATATTTGGGATAAATCTGTAATTAGATCAACTCCTATTCATATAAATAAGGTAAACTTCTCATAGTCTTACAACTATGCAGTGGCAAAATATTAGTCTAACTTTAATG
Encoded proteins:
- the hisG gene encoding ATP phosphoribosyltransferase, which codes for MSNNNRLRIAIQKSGRLSKDCQALLKQLGVKLNLREQRLIAHSTNMPIDVLRVRDDDIPGLVMDGVCDLGIVGENVLEEAQAERVRNEQFAEVTKLSKLDFGFCRLALAWPQELGLQEKAWFNGKRIATTYPEILKQYLKRENIDASVVMLTGSVEVAPRAGLADAICDLVSTGATLEANGLMQGDTILESNACLIQNAALTDQSKLALIDKLMPRLKGVKQAKESKYIMMHAPKNKLDEVCALLPGTGQPTLLALAGSDEYVALHMVSSETLFWETMEELKALGANSILVMPIEKMME
- the hisD gene encoding histidinol dehydrogenase, translated to MFDWQLATSEQRIECLSRPAVKVGDKVKAAVETIIENVARNGDNALIDYAEQFDARVSPRIRVTETEIADSEYALAPELKSAIDLAYSNIKKFHQLQLPQSKTVETQPGVICELRYQAIEAVGLYVPGGSAPLPSSVLMQGVCAQLSGAKTIVLATPVKGDSQINPAILYAAKLCGITDIIECGGAGAIAAMALGTDSVPKVNKIFGPGNSFVTMAKQLLSQSVPGLAIDMPAGPSEVLVIADKGANPEFIAADLLSQAEHGEDSQVILLASDSQLIEETQAAIERQLGELSRADIARAALKNSTLVLVESIEQAFEISAEYGPEHLILQIRDAECFLPLVKNVGSVFVGDYTPESAGDYASGTNHVLPTYGYSKTYSSLNLMDFYKAYTVQTITKEGLRGLSSAILPLAQAEGLDAHANAVKVRLESIND
- the hisC gene encoding histidinol-phosphate transaminase; the protein is MTSIALPNNIEKLKAYSSAKSEKLTGTTWLNANESPYARMLEMRFDNLNRYPDPQPQVVIGAYASYAKVEQTNVLMTRGADEGIELLVRTYCESAKDSIAIFTPTYGMYKVTADTHNIAINELSQDQLANDDVDTLTAAIGEAKLVFVCNPNNPTGAMQPASKVAALAGKLQGRAILVVDEAYIEFCEEKTCVELIKEFSNVVVLRTLSKAFALAGLRVGFMLASEQLLAPVRKVIAPYPVSTVVAQIAATALTPDALTQMRRQVSILNLAKKKLIQWLQDSEFVSAILCGEGNFVTLQLTDKQFVKQAMLQGLIMRPFVLFGEDNWLRISIGNEQELKQVENWLKQCLVTEEVS
- the hisB gene encoding bifunctional histidinol-phosphatase/imidazoleglycerol-phosphate dehydratase HisB; amino-acid sequence: MSAPYLFIDRDGTIIEEPITDKQVDSLEKLALLPNVIPALLQLQSFGYKLVMVSNQDGLGTSSFPKADFDAPQDKMMQILTSQGIRFEEVLICPHFDEDNCQCRKPKTGLLTELMRSGKVDLSKSFVIGDRQTDIQLAENLCIEGILYKDNWPAIVTQLTTLNRSAQIARNTKETQISVAINLDQQANGEISTGLGFFDHMLDQIRTHANLGLNIQAKGDLHIDEHHLVEDIGIALGQAFKAALGTKSQIARYGFALPMDECKAECQLDLSGRASFVLNADFTRDKVGDLDVQMVEHFFKSFADNAAVSLILSVSEGNAHHQVEGLFKAFSRAIRMAIATDASQQMASSKGCL
- the hisH gene encoding imidazole glycerol phosphate synthase subunit HisH: MIAIINTGCANINSVRFAFERLGVTPEVITAPEKLASFERAILPGVGHANVAMKRLNEQGWAEAIADYQRPLMGICLGMQLLCQSTEEGDIPCLGRIPGKVELLETNELTAPHMGWNNLRVVKPHALTAGLSEQEQVYFVHSFAHTINQSTLVSGEYGQAFSAIVANDNYAGMQFHPERSGKVGAQLLQNFINWQL
- a CDS encoding 1-(5-phosphoribosyl)-5-[(5-phosphoribosylamino)methylideneamino] imidazole-4-carboxamide isomerase produces the protein MIIPALDVLENNIVRLYQGKYETAQFYPFNLAERLLEYQNAGAAKLHLVDLEGARDPSKKQWRTIQAATKALSVPFQVGGGIRSMDDVKQWLDAGAAQVVIGSMAVDKQQEVAAWIKACGADKFVIALDVNKTENGWSPATHGWLNDAKSDLFELLDFYVEQGVSDFLCTDISKDGTMTGPSFALYEDITKHNSAIKVQASGGVSSLEDIARLAKQQVGGVILGKSLLEGVFSVEEALTCYQNA
- the hisF gene encoding imidazole glycerol phosphate synthase subunit HisF, yielding MLSKRIIPCLDVKDGQVVKGVKFQGHEVVGDILDLAKRYSEAGADELVFYEISASVEKRLLDVNWVAEIARHIDIPFCVAGGIKSVADAARVLEQGADKISINSPAIARPELIKELHDEFGKQCVVVGVDSFYDKQTQEYLVYQLTGDPNAASRTRYKTQEWVKRVQDLGAGEIVLNCMNQDGVRNGYDIAQLSAIRTLCKVPLIASGGAGSMQDFVDVFKQTNVDGALAASVFHKGVIEIPKLKQFLINNDVAARQ
- the hisIE gene encoding bifunctional phosphoribosyl-AMP cyclohydrolase/phosphoribosyl-ATP diphosphatase HisIE; translation: MIINKQNIAEVDFDKSALIPAIVQDVLTGVVLMQGFMNKEALEVTLEKQLVTFYSRSKSRLWTKGETSNNVLTLVAVHTDCDKDSLLIYAKPQGPTCHLGSESCFADTMPELAFLGKLERVIAQRKNASPESSYTASLFAKDLSRSCQKVGEEGVEVALAAMKNDNEELLNESADLLYHLIVLLQRQGLTLSDVVNTLKDRHQ